One genomic region from Microthrixaceae bacterium encodes:
- the uppS gene encoding polyprenyl diphosphate synthase, with protein MDLSELDASYIPEHVAVVMDGNGRWAQRRGLPRTDGHAAGEEALMDTVWGAQAAGIKWLTVYAFSTENWRRPLDEVRFLMNFNERLLVSRRDELNAAGIRVRFLGRRDWRVPRRLMKRMDEAIELTKDNSSMTFTIAFNYGGRAEIVDAVRRIVASGVSPNKVNEKLIRRYLYDPEMPEPELVVRTSGEIRTSNYLMWESAYSEWVFTDVLWPDFRREDLYDSIAEYQQRERRFGGLSTDD; from the coding sequence GTGGATCTGAGCGAACTCGATGCGTCCTACATTCCCGAACACGTGGCGGTCGTCATGGACGGCAATGGGAGATGGGCGCAACGGCGCGGACTCCCGCGCACCGACGGGCACGCAGCCGGTGAAGAAGCGTTGATGGACACGGTGTGGGGAGCCCAGGCCGCCGGCATCAAATGGCTGACCGTCTATGCCTTCTCGACCGAGAACTGGCGTCGCCCGCTCGACGAGGTCCGGTTCCTCATGAACTTCAACGAGCGGTTGCTGGTGAGCCGCCGCGACGAACTCAACGCCGCCGGCATCCGGGTCCGATTTCTCGGCCGCCGCGACTGGCGGGTCCCGCGACGGCTGATGAAGCGAATGGACGAGGCGATCGAGCTGACGAAGGACAACTCGTCGATGACGTTCACGATTGCCTTCAACTACGGCGGCCGCGCCGAGATCGTCGACGCGGTCCGTCGCATCGTCGCCTCGGGGGTGTCGCCGAACAAGGTGAACGAGAAGCTCATCCGCCGCTACCTGTACGACCCCGAGATGCCCGAACCGGAACTCGTGGTGCGCACCTCGGGGGAGATTCGCACCTCGAATTATCTGATGTGGGAATCGGCCTACAGCGAGTGGGTGTTCACCGACGTGTTGTGGCCGGACTTTCGCCGGGAGGACCTCTATGACTCCATCGCCGAATACCAGCAGCGCGAACGTCGCTTCGGCGGCTTGAGTACCGACGACTAG
- a CDS encoding GNAT family N-acetyltransferase → MFQRRAIALVEDDDSTLVAVASWQDIVRIDLDGIWVEELAVATTHQHSGTGTAAYELATDHLRTIDRDGDHLAALVHVSNTRSKRLLSTVGWQKATDGDADHELWFGRL, encoded by the coding sequence GTGTTCCAACGCCGCGCGATCGCACTGGTCGAAGACGACGACTCCACGCTCGTGGCTGTCGCGTCCTGGCAGGACATCGTGCGCATCGACCTCGACGGAATCTGGGTCGAAGAACTCGCAGTCGCGACCACCCATCAGCACAGCGGTACCGGAACCGCTGCCTACGAACTGGCCACGGACCACCTCCGCACCATCGATCGCGACGGTGACCACCTCGCCGCACTCGTCCACGTCAGCAACACGCGCAGCAAACGCCTCCTCTCGACCGTCGGTTGGCAGAAGGCAACCGACGGGGACGCCGACCACGAACTCTGGTTCGGCCGACTCTGA
- a CDS encoding SCO family protein, producing MSRFAPSPTKRTRRSPITAGLAVLAAAALTLVPVACGDDADTASEPALAGVVRDPALEVGSVQLTSSDGSTVSMKADPGELLIATFGYTFCPDICPTTLNDLSIVVNDLPDDLSDRVSVAFVTVDPERDTPEVLSSYVEAFFTDRGLGLHGADEAQLAQATEAFGVQFQIDDHEPGSINYSVAHTAVTYVIDERGSVIVEWPFGTEIDDMTSDLTTLLRSTDAAS from the coding sequence ATGTCTCGATTTGCGCCCTCGCCCACGAAGCGCACACGTCGCTCGCCGATCACTGCAGGTTTGGCGGTGCTGGCGGCTGCCGCACTGACACTGGTTCCGGTCGCATGCGGCGACGACGCCGACACCGCGAGCGAGCCCGCCCTTGCCGGCGTGGTGCGCGACCCCGCCCTCGAGGTGGGTTCGGTTCAGTTGACGTCGAGCGACGGTTCCACCGTGTCGATGAAGGCGGACCCTGGCGAACTACTGATTGCCACGTTCGGGTACACCTTCTGTCCCGACATCTGCCCGACCACGCTCAACGACCTCAGCATCGTCGTGAACGACCTTCCCGACGATCTTTCCGACCGTGTGAGCGTCGCGTTCGTGACCGTCGACCCCGAACGCGACACCCCCGAGGTGCTCAGCTCCTATGTCGAGGCGTTCTTCACCGATCGCGGGCTCGGCCTGCACGGGGCCGACGAGGCTCAACTCGCCCAGGCGACCGAAGCGTTCGGTGTGCAGTTTCAGATCGACGACCACGAGCCAGGGTCGATCAACTACTCGGTTGCCCACACCGCGGTCACCTACGTCATCGACGAACGCGGCAGCGTCATCGTCGAATGGCCCTTCGGCACGGAGATCGACGACATGACCTCAGACCTGACGACGCTGCTGCGCTCCACCGACGCTGCGTCGTAG
- a CDS encoding cytochrome c biogenesis CcdA family protein: MPVYLSFTTGLSAADLAGATTEAAAQTPAIAGAEGTAATDGEATDPEPPTAPSRAAVRRRVVIGSLGFVLGTAVVFVSFGALFGSFGEALRTHALGLSRIFGVVTIAFGLLMAGAFDKIGALQRDVRIHKVPGGGLLAAPVLGFTFALGWTPCIGPTLGTVLGLSASTSGATAARGAVLSVAYCIGLGLPLLISGLAFTRAMSAFAVIRRHYQALMVAGGVCLIVLGLLQVTGVWTTWTNSLQTRFGGWSLPL, encoded by the coding sequence GTGCCCGTCTATCTGTCCTTCACCACCGGGTTGTCCGCGGCCGACCTCGCCGGGGCGACCACGGAGGCTGCGGCGCAGACTCCGGCCATCGCCGGCGCTGAGGGCACGGCCGCCACCGATGGCGAAGCAACAGATCCCGAACCGCCGACCGCACCGTCACGTGCGGCGGTGCGACGTCGCGTGGTCATCGGCTCGCTCGGGTTCGTTCTGGGCACCGCCGTGGTGTTCGTTTCCTTCGGAGCGCTCTTCGGCAGCTTCGGCGAGGCGCTTCGCACCCACGCGCTCGGCCTGTCGCGGATCTTCGGCGTGGTCACCATCGCGTTCGGCCTCCTCATGGCCGGGGCATTCGACAAGATCGGAGCGCTGCAGCGCGACGTACGCATCCACAAGGTCCCCGGCGGCGGCCTGCTGGCCGCACCGGTTCTCGGGTTTACGTTCGCACTCGGTTGGACCCCCTGCATCGGCCCGACCCTGGGCACCGTGCTCGGCCTGTCGGCATCCACCTCCGGGGCCACCGCCGCCCGGGGCGCGGTGTTGTCGGTGGCCTATTGCATCGGCCTCGGCCTGCCGCTGCTGATCAGCGGCCTCGCGTTCACCCGTGCGATGTCGGCATTCGCCGTGATTCGCCGCCACTATCAGGCGCTGATGGTCGCCGGCGGGGTCTGCCTGATCGTGCTCGGCCTGTTGCAGGTCACCGGGGTGTGGACCACCTGGACGAACAGTCTCCAAACCCGATTCGGCGGGTGGAGCCTGCCGTTGTGA
- the recO gene encoding DNA repair protein RecO — MALYRDVGVVLRTYKLGEADRIVVFCTQGRGKVRAVAKGVRKTRSRFGGRLEPGCHVVAQFYEGRGDLDIVSQVDLVESPAPLREDLDRMGRVAAMLEAVDQMSQEGEQSSALYDLLVGGLRAVANWDTPLVTPSFYCKLLANDGVGLVVDGCVECGSPDDLVSLDLNAGGLRCREHREGISVSSQAVLILQLILGGRLAQALKLPIGAATFEVDHLASMAMERHLDRRLRSVHLLDER; from the coding sequence ATGGCGCTGTACCGCGACGTCGGCGTCGTGTTGCGTACCTACAAACTCGGCGAGGCCGATCGAATCGTGGTGTTCTGCACACAGGGGCGTGGCAAGGTGCGGGCTGTGGCCAAAGGGGTCCGAAAGACGAGGTCGAGGTTCGGTGGTCGCCTCGAACCCGGGTGCCATGTCGTCGCGCAGTTCTACGAGGGTCGCGGCGACCTCGACATCGTGAGCCAGGTCGACCTGGTCGAGTCCCCGGCGCCGCTGCGAGAGGACCTCGATCGGATGGGGCGTGTGGCGGCGATGTTGGAGGCGGTCGACCAGATGAGCCAGGAGGGAGAGCAGAGTTCGGCGCTCTACGACCTGCTCGTCGGTGGCCTGCGCGCCGTCGCCAATTGGGATACTCCGCTGGTGACTCCGTCGTTCTACTGCAAGCTGCTGGCCAACGACGGCGTCGGCCTCGTGGTCGACGGCTGTGTCGAGTGCGGCAGCCCCGACGATCTGGTCAGCCTGGATCTGAACGCCGGAGGCTTGCGTTGTCGCGAGCACCGCGAGGGAATCAGCGTCAGCTCGCAGGCGGTGCTGATTCTGCAGTTGATCCTCGGGGGACGCCTGGCGCAGGCGCTGAAGCTGCCGATCGGTGCGGCGACCTTCGAGGTCGACCACCTCGCGTCGATGGCGATGGAGCGACACCTCGACCGTCGGCTCCGATCGGTGCACCTCCTCGACGAGCGCTGA
- a CDS encoding copper chaperone PCu(A)C has product MNLTPTRSSAIRRSATVLAALSLGVAALSGCSSDDDATDTSTTVASAQDTTTTAATDGELTMTGAWARTSPMMASNGAIYMEITNATDADDALLSVSVDPSIAATAELHETRAAGGDMGGGDMGGGDMGGGDMGGDMGSSTTAPMMEMAEIDRLDIAAGEAVSLQPGGYHIMLMNLAAPLTEGQELVVTLTFENAGDIEVTAVVGDGAP; this is encoded by the coding sequence GTGAACCTCACCCCAACCCGCTCCTCAGCCATTCGCCGGTCCGCCACCGTGCTCGCAGCGTTGTCCCTGGGCGTCGCTGCGCTCAGCGGCTGCAGCAGCGACGACGACGCTACCGACACCTCCACCACCGTCGCCTCGGCGCAGGACACCACAACCACGGCCGCCACCGACGGCGAACTCACCATGACCGGCGCGTGGGCCCGCACCTCTCCGATGATGGCCTCCAACGGTGCCATCTACATGGAGATCACCAACGCGACCGATGCCGACGACGCGCTGTTGTCGGTCAGCGTCGACCCCTCGATCGCGGCGACCGCCGAACTCCACGAGACCCGGGCCGCCGGCGGCGACATGGGCGGCGGCGACATGGGCGGCGGCGACATGGGCGGCGGCGACATGGGCGGCGACATGGGCTCCTCGACCACCGCACCCATGATGGAGATGGCCGAGATCGACCGGCTCGACATCGCCGCTGGCGAGGCCGTCAGCCTTCAGCCCGGCGGATACCACATCATGTTGATGAACCTCGCAGCACCGCTCACCGAGGGCCAGGAGCTGGTCGTGACCCTCACCTTCGAAAACGCCGGTGACATCGAGGTCACCGCCGTCGTCGGTGACGGCGCCCCGTGA
- a CDS encoding TlpA family protein disulfide reductase, producing MTRPAPADRHWYRGRHRAATPLLGIRITMTVLALAAIATGCGGSESSAYTAADLRSGDAVSVDDLAGSPALLVSWATWCRECDEELAGLQQFAESLEAQGVRIVAVNLDAADVEAEIDEKISRHDLSVELWRDRRNEFRGAFGALGVPTTVVIDANGKVVGTFPGAVDFDDEAVLEALDTARS from the coding sequence ATGACGCGTCCCGCACCTGCCGACCGCCACTGGTATCGAGGACGCCACCGAGCCGCGACCCCGCTCCTCGGCATCCGCATCACGATGACGGTCCTTGCTTTGGCAGCCATCGCGACTGGCTGCGGAGGCTCGGAATCCAGCGCGTACACCGCCGCCGATCTGCGCAGCGGCGACGCGGTCTCGGTCGACGACCTCGCCGGCTCCCCGGCGCTGCTCGTGAGTTGGGCCACGTGGTGTCGTGAATGCGACGAGGAACTCGCCGGGCTCCAACAGTTCGCTGAATCCTTGGAGGCACAAGGGGTGCGCATCGTCGCGGTCAACCTCGACGCCGCCGACGTGGAGGCCGAAATCGACGAGAAGATCTCGCGCCACGACCTGTCGGTCGAACTGTGGCGGGATCGCCGCAATGAGTTCCGAGGCGCCTTCGGAGCGCTCGGTGTTCCAACCACTGTCGTGATCGACGCGAACGGCAAGGTCGTCGGAACCTTCCCGGGTGCGGTCGACTTCGACGACGAGGCCGTGCTCGAAGCGCTCGACACGGCGAGGAGCTAG